In Synechocystis sp. PCC 6714, the following are encoded in one genomic region:
- a CDS encoding 2Fe-2S iron-sulfur cluster-binding protein produces MTITFVKEQKDVVVAQGANLREKALQNGVDIYTLKGKLMNCGGYGQCGTCIVEITAGMENLSPRTDFENRVLRKKPENFRLACQTLVNGPVSVNTKPKG; encoded by the coding sequence GTGACCATCACCTTTGTTAAAGAGCAAAAAGATGTCGTGGTAGCCCAGGGAGCAAACCTACGGGAGAAAGCCCTACAAAATGGGGTTGATATTTATACCCTCAAGGGCAAGTTGATGAACTGTGGCGGCTACGGCCAATGTGGCACCTGTATCGTGGAAATCACAGCGGGCATGGAGAATCTTTCTCCCAGAACTGATTTTGAAAATAGGGTGTTGCGGAAAAAGCCAGAGAATTTTCGTCTCGCCTGCCAAACCCTAGTCAATGGCCCGGTGAGTGTGAACACTAAGCCGAAAGGTTAA
- a CDS encoding SDR family oxidoreductase → MNLRNKTALVTGSSRGIGRAIAEELAKQGLGKIILVARNHNALQSLAEELEQRHPGLEAIALPLDLTQPVAVNTAIARTWRDHGPIHLLVNCAGVAYQNPFLHSRFPDVYQEISLNLMGLYCITRCVARRMVSQKEGTIVNVSSLMGKVAAPTMATYSATKFAILGFSQALRGELARHNIGVVTLLPTLTDTDMAKGLQKFRWVRAMTAGRVAQSLVKGLKQNRSEILVGWQSHLAVWCQRFAPRLLERVLLLATPQSV, encoded by the coding sequence ATGAATTTACGTAACAAAACCGCTCTAGTGACTGGATCTTCCCGGGGCATTGGCCGGGCGATCGCCGAAGAATTGGCAAAACAAGGCCTAGGCAAAATTATCCTGGTGGCTCGCAATCACAATGCACTCCAAAGCTTGGCTGAAGAACTGGAACAGCGTCATCCCGGGCTAGAAGCCATTGCTTTGCCCCTTGACTTGACCCAACCCGTTGCCGTCAATACGGCGATCGCCAGGACTTGGCGGGATCATGGCCCCATTCACCTATTGGTCAACTGTGCTGGGGTGGCCTATCAGAATCCCTTTCTCCATAGCCGCTTCCCGGATGTTTACCAGGAAATTTCCCTCAACTTAATGGGGTTATATTGCATCACCCGTTGTGTGGCCCGGCGCATGGTTTCCCAAAAAGAGGGCACCATTGTCAACGTCTCGAGCTTAATGGGCAAAGTGGCTGCCCCCACCATGGCTACCTATTCCGCCACCAAGTTTGCCATTCTCGGCTTTAGCCAAGCCCTGCGGGGAGAATTGGCCCGCCATAACATCGGAGTAGTCACTCTGCTACCGACCCTAACGGACACGGATATGGCCAAAGGTCTGCAAAAATTCCGTTGGGTGAGGGCCATGACTGCCGGCCGGGTAGCCCAATCCCTAGTCAAGGGACTAAAGCAAAATCGCAGCGAAATATTAGTGGGTTGGCAGAGCCATCTGGCGGTGTGGTGTCAGCGCTTTGCCCCCCGATTATTGGAGCGGGTACTGCTTTTGGCCACTCCCCAATCGGTTTAA
- a CDS encoding alanine--glyoxylate aminotransferase family protein, with amino-acid sequence MDNKQMLMIPGPTPVPEKVLLAMAKHPIGHRSGDFSKIIAELTANLKWLHQTENDVLMLTTSGTGAMEAGIINFLSPGDRVLVGNNGKFGDRWVKVAKTFGLAVEEVKAEWGKALDPNDFKVLLEADSNKTIKALIITHSETSTGVLNDLAAINTAAKAHGEALMIVDAVTSLGATPVAIDELGLDVVASGSQKGYMIPPGLGFVSVSAKAWKAYETATIPRFYLDLKKYKKSTDEDSSPFTPPINLMYGLQASLQMMQAEGLEAIFTRHQRHTNATRAAMKALNLPLFAPDNAASNAITAVAPLGVEAEKIRSTMRKKFDIAMAGGQDHLKGKIFRIGHLGFVCDRDILSCIGALEATLIELGYEGVTPGAGVAAAAGILAQA; translated from the coding sequence ATGGATAATAAGCAGATGTTGATGATTCCGGGGCCAACTCCCGTACCAGAAAAAGTTTTGTTGGCCATGGCGAAACATCCCATTGGCCACCGTAGTGGTGACTTTAGCAAAATCATTGCTGAACTGACAGCAAACCTGAAATGGTTGCATCAAACTGAAAACGATGTGTTGATGCTGACCACCAGCGGTACTGGGGCCATGGAAGCAGGCATTATCAATTTCCTTAGTCCTGGTGATCGAGTGCTGGTGGGCAATAACGGTAAATTTGGGGATCGTTGGGTTAAGGTTGCCAAAACCTTTGGCTTGGCAGTGGAGGAAGTTAAGGCGGAATGGGGCAAAGCTCTCGACCCCAATGATTTTAAAGTTCTCTTGGAAGCGGACAGCAATAAAACCATTAAAGCCCTGATTATCACCCATTCTGAGACTTCCACTGGGGTTTTGAACGATCTAGCCGCCATCAATACCGCTGCTAAAGCCCATGGTGAGGCGTTGATGATTGTCGATGCAGTAACCAGTTTAGGCGCTACTCCCGTGGCGATCGATGAGCTGGGTTTAGACGTGGTGGCATCGGGCTCCCAAAAGGGCTATATGATTCCCCCAGGTTTAGGTTTTGTGTCTGTCAGTGCCAAGGCCTGGAAAGCCTACGAAACCGCCACTATTCCCCGTTTCTATCTGGATTTGAAAAAATATAAGAAGTCCACTGACGAAGACAGCTCCCCCTTTACACCTCCCATTAATTTAATGTATGGGTTGCAAGCGTCCCTGCAAATGATGCAAGCGGAGGGTTTAGAAGCTATTTTTACCCGCCACCAAAGGCATACCAATGCGACTCGGGCGGCAATGAAAGCTTTGAATTTACCTTTGTTTGCCCCCGACAATGCTGCCAGTAATGCCATTACCGCCGTTGCTCCCCTAGGAGTAGAAGCGGAAAAAATTCGCAGTACGATGCGGAAAAAATTCGATATTGCCATGGCCGGTGGTCAGGATCATCTCAAGGGCAAAATCTTCCGTATTGGGCACTTAGGTTTTGTTTGTGATCGGGATATCCTTAGTTGCATTGGAGCTTTGGAAGCTACTTTGATCGAGCTTGGTTATGAAGGGGTAACTCCTGGAGCCGGGGTGGCGGCCGCCGCTGGAATTTTGGCTCAAGCTTAA
- a CDS encoding HEAT repeat domain-containing protein — MSALTLEQIASQLDSPNSRDRLIALASLRPYSSEEAVPLIKKVLDDEMLQVRSMAVFALGIKQTEECYPILVKLLETDEDYGIRADAAGALGYLEDERAFYPLCRAFYEDTEWLVRFSAAVALGNLKDIRAKEVLLEALKSDEAVVQQAAIAALGEIGAVEAVEAILAFASHEDWLIRQRLAEALGNLPCDQSRSALTFMVRDEHPQVCQAAQLSLQKLDL, encoded by the coding sequence ATGTCAGCCCTGACCCTCGAACAAATTGCCAGCCAACTAGACAGTCCCAACTCCCGCGATCGCCTCATTGCCCTAGCTTCCCTGCGGCCCTATTCCAGTGAAGAGGCGGTGCCCCTGATCAAAAAAGTCCTTGATGACGAAATGTTACAGGTGCGGTCCATGGCGGTATTTGCCCTGGGCATTAAACAGACGGAGGAATGTTATCCCATTTTGGTTAAGCTGTTGGAAACTGATGAGGATTATGGCATCCGGGCCGATGCGGCGGGGGCCCTAGGTTACCTGGAAGACGAACGGGCATTCTACCCCCTCTGCAGAGCTTTTTATGAAGACACAGAATGGCTGGTGCGGTTCAGCGCTGCGGTTGCTTTGGGCAATTTAAAGGACATCCGGGCCAAAGAAGTTTTGCTGGAAGCCCTGAAAAGTGATGAGGCCGTGGTACAACAAGCGGCGATCGCCGCCCTGGGGGAAATTGGCGCAGTGGAAGCAGTGGAAGCAATTTTAGCCTTTGCCTCCCACGAAGATTGGTTAATTCGACAAAGATTGGCAGAAGCCCTGGGTAATTTACCCTGCGACCAGAGTCGTTCTGCCTTGACATTTATGGTCCGGGATGAACATCCCCAGGTGTGCCAGGCGGCCCAGCTTTCCCTACAAAAACTAGATTTATAG
- the gloA gene encoding lactoylglutathione lyase, which yields MFLLHTMIRVGDLDKSLQFYCDILGMNLIRKKDYPSGEFTLAFVGYGKESDNAVIELTHNWGTDKYDLGNGFGHIALGVEDIYSTCNKIKEKGGKVVREPGPMKHGTTVIAFVEDPDGYKIELIQTAPASKS from the coding sequence ATGTTCTTACTTCACACCATGATTCGGGTGGGGGATTTAGACAAATCCCTGCAATTCTACTGCGACATTTTGGGAATGAATTTAATTCGGAAAAAAGACTATCCCAGTGGGGAATTTACCCTTGCCTTTGTTGGTTACGGCAAAGAATCCGACAATGCAGTGATTGAGTTGACCCATAACTGGGGCACGGACAAATATGATTTAGGTAATGGTTTCGGTCACATTGCCCTCGGTGTGGAAGACATTTATAGTACCTGCAACAAAATTAAAGAAAAGGGCGGCAAAGTGGTGCGGGAACCGGGACCCATGAAACACGGCACCACCGTGATCGCCTTTGTGGAAGATCCCGACGGCTACAAGATTGAGTTAATTCAGACCGCCCCAGCCAGTAAGAGTTAG
- a CDS encoding FHA domain-containing protein, which translates to MSAITLTLLLPGKSVPVQSWTFESESAIRVGRAADNDVVLYSAVVSRHHLELQREQDGWVAINLGANGTYLESKTVDKLPLEDGMVLRLASSGPKIQIKLQSEVSPSPWEATRQNIPGEEVGEEYEPRRSHPGDAKETIIN; encoded by the coding sequence ATGTCCGCCATCACCCTCACCCTTCTTCTACCGGGCAAAAGTGTTCCTGTCCAAAGTTGGACTTTTGAGTCTGAGTCCGCCATTCGTGTCGGTCGGGCAGCGGATAACGATGTGGTACTTTACAGTGCTGTGGTGTCCCGCCACCACCTAGAGTTACAAAGGGAACAAGATGGATGGGTGGCGATTAACCTGGGGGCTAATGGTACTTATCTAGAGAGCAAGACTGTGGACAAACTTCCCCTCGAGGATGGCATGGTACTGCGGCTGGCCAGTTCTGGTCCAAAAATACAAATCAAACTGCAGTCGGAAGTTAGCCCTTCCCCATGGGAGGCAACTAGACAAAATATCCCTGGAGAAGAAGTCGGAGAAGAATATGAACCCCGCCGCTCCCATCCAGGGGATGCGAAAGAAACCATCATTAACTGA
- a CDS encoding sugar phosphate nucleotidyltransferase, protein MKAMILAAGKGTRVRPITHTIPKPMIPILQKPVMEFLLELLRKHGFDQIMVNVSHLAEEIESYFRDGQRFGVQIAYSFEGNIVDGDLVGKALGSAGGLKKIQEFNPFFDDTFVVLCGDALIDLDLTTAVKLHREKGAIATIITKTVPKELVSSYGVVVTDDRGRILTFQEKPAVGEALSTEINTGIYIFEPEVIDYIPSGQEYDLGGDLFPKLVDNGLPFYAVNMDFEWVDIGKVPDYWQAIRGVLSREIKNVQIPGIEVRPGVYTGINVAANWDNIEIRGPVYIGGMTRIEDGVKIVGPSMIGPSCLICQGAVVDNSVIFEYSRLGPGARLVDKLVFGRYCVDKTGAAIDVQAAALDWLITDARHAAVQYPQDYQPQREISQLLQPE, encoded by the coding sequence ATGAAAGCCATGATTTTGGCCGCCGGCAAGGGCACTCGGGTCAGACCAATCACCCATACCATTCCCAAGCCGATGATTCCTATTCTGCAAAAGCCAGTGATGGAATTTTTGTTGGAATTACTGCGGAAACATGGTTTCGACCAAATCATGGTTAATGTGAGCCACCTGGCGGAGGAAATAGAAAGTTATTTTCGCGATGGGCAGAGGTTCGGTGTGCAAATTGCCTATTCTTTTGAGGGCAATATTGTCGATGGAGATCTGGTGGGTAAGGCGTTGGGATCAGCCGGGGGACTGAAGAAAATACAGGAGTTTAATCCCTTTTTTGACGACACCTTTGTGGTTCTTTGCGGCGATGCACTCATTGATTTAGACCTCACCACCGCCGTCAAGCTCCACCGGGAAAAGGGGGCGATCGCCACCATTATCACCAAAACGGTGCCCAAGGAATTGGTTTCTAGCTATGGGGTAGTGGTCACGGATGATAGGGGCAGAATTTTAACTTTTCAGGAAAAACCCGCAGTGGGGGAAGCCCTAAGCACGGAAATCAACACAGGCATTTACATTTTTGAACCGGAAGTAATTGACTATATCCCCTCGGGACAGGAGTACGATCTGGGGGGAGATCTCTTTCCTAAATTGGTGGACAACGGCCTGCCCTTTTATGCAGTCAATATGGACTTTGAATGGGTAGACATTGGTAAGGTGCCGGACTATTGGCAAGCAATCCGGGGAGTATTGTCCCGGGAAATCAAAAACGTACAAATTCCTGGCATTGAGGTCAGACCAGGGGTTTACACCGGCATTAACGTGGCTGCCAATTGGGACAACATTGAAATTCGCGGCCCTGTGTACATCGGCGGCATGACCCGCATTGAAGACGGGGTAAAAATTGTTGGCCCTTCCATGATTGGCCCCAGTTGCTTGATTTGTCAGGGGGCAGTGGTGGATAACAGCGTTATTTTTGAGTATTCTCGGTTGGGCCCTGGTGCCCGCTTAGTGGACAAATTGGTGTTTGGTCGTTACTGCGTGGATAAAACCGGGGCGGCGATCGATGTGCAGGCCGCCGCTTTAGACTGGCTAATTACCGATGCCCGCCATGCCGCAGTGCAATACCCCCAAGACTACCAGCCCCAAAGGGAAATTTCCCAGCTTCTCCAGCCAGAATAG
- a CDS encoding TIGR02450 family Trp-rich protein, giving the protein MARKQKFPHLLGSKWTALQKTWGWRHFQVANRRQEGPWVFAEMVASCDPKVRFWLNAQQLKDDLLWQSGWQPLHAMERDREDQIALK; this is encoded by the coding sequence ATGGCCCGTAAGCAAAAATTTCCCCATCTTCTCGGTTCCAAATGGACAGCCCTACAAAAAACCTGGGGTTGGCGACATTTTCAGGTGGCCAATCGAAGGCAGGAGGGACCATGGGTTTTTGCCGAAATGGTAGCCAGTTGCGATCCTAAAGTGCGCTTTTGGCTCAATGCCCAGCAACTCAAAGATGATCTGCTCTGGCAATCAGGCTGGCAACCCCTCCACGCCATGGAAAGGGATAGGGAAGATCAGATAGCGCTAAAATAG
- a CDS encoding CoA-binding protein, with protein MKWHKDSKVLLQGIHHPLGLIYLDQMRACGTQLVAGVSPGHGGELVGDLPVFDLVDLAVKALGPVDISLILNPPYRVLDAALEAIAAGIRQLVIVSAGVPPLDMITLLREAQATHTLILGSGSQGIMVPEQFSVGTFDPSCYLPGPIGIISHCDRLTDDIAQTLSASGLGQSMVVSLGTDGLNGSNFEQWLQVLEEDERTETILLLGQPNSNGEMRAADYVASAIEKPVVAYLAGRGAKIKRHFGDSLTIVANQLSHKRPLLTSVEQTVQAFEKANIPVAEAPWELPIFLPLAMESRHANAD; from the coding sequence ATGAAGTGGCACAAAGACAGCAAAGTATTATTGCAAGGAATACACCATCCCCTCGGTTTAATCTATCTCGACCAGATGCGGGCCTGTGGTACCCAATTAGTGGCGGGGGTCAGTCCGGGCCATGGGGGGGAACTAGTGGGGGATCTGCCGGTGTTCGACCTGGTGGACTTGGCCGTCAAAGCCCTAGGCCCCGTGGACATTAGTCTCATTCTCAATCCCCCCTATCGGGTGCTTGATGCAGCCCTAGAGGCGATCGCCGCCGGTATTCGTCAATTGGTAATTGTTTCCGCTGGGGTGCCACCGTTGGATATGATTACCCTCCTGCGGGAAGCCCAAGCCACCCACACTCTGATCCTCGGTTCCGGCAGTCAGGGCATCATGGTGCCCGAACAGTTTTCGGTGGGCACGTTTGACCCCAGTTGTTACTTGCCCGGCCCCATCGGCATCATCAGCCACTGCGATCGCCTCACCGACGACATTGCCCAAACCTTGAGTGCTTCCGGCCTTGGACAATCCATGGTAGTAAGCCTGGGCACCGACGGCCTGAATGGCTCTAACTTTGAACAATGGCTCCAGGTACTGGAGGAGGACGAACGGACGGAAACCATTCTCTTACTCGGTCAACCCAACAGCAATGGGGAAATGCGGGCGGCGGACTATGTGGCTTCCGCCATCGAAAAACCGGTGGTGGCCTATCTAGCGGGACGGGGGGCCAAGATTAAACGACATTTTGGCGATTCCTTGACCATTGTGGCCAATCAACTTTCCCATAAGCGCCCTTTGCTGACCAGCGTTGAACAAACGGTGCAGGCCTTTGAAAAGGCCAATATTCCTGTGGCTGAAGCTCCCTGGGAATTACCTATTTTTCTTCCCCTAGCTATGGAAAGCCGTCATGCAAACGCTGACTAG
- the serS gene encoding serine--tRNA ligase, whose protein sequence is MLDLKQIRENPTAIQARLNQRGDGDNYDLQTILAIAAEQKVKESERTLLQSRSNEIGKLIGQKIGQGADPKGEEIQALREEGNSLKIKLADLEPQEKDFKEQLQKLLLELPNLPCETTPVGLNEADNVEVKRWGDQYLKTKEESALPHWEIGEKLSLLDSERAVKVAQSRFISLMGVGAALERALINFMLERHIGVGYQEIMPPILVNSDSLLGTGQLPKFAEESFQCREDDLWLIPTAEVPVTNLYRDEVLDLEQLPIRHCAYTPCFRREAGSYGRDTKGLIRLHQFNKVELVKLVKPEESAAEHKALVADAEAILQALELPYRVVELCTGDLGFAAAKCYDLEVWLPSANTYREISSCSNFHDFQARRANIRYKEKGKKGTQFVHTLNGSGLAIGRTMAAVLENYYQPSTGQVKVPVVLQNFLKRDYI, encoded by the coding sequence GTGTTAGACCTCAAGCAGATTCGTGAAAATCCCACCGCTATCCAAGCTCGTCTCAATCAACGGGGGGACGGGGATAATTATGATCTCCAAACCATTTTGGCGATCGCCGCTGAACAAAAAGTGAAGGAAAGCGAACGGACCCTACTCCAAAGTCGTAGTAATGAAATTGGCAAACTAATTGGACAAAAAATTGGTCAGGGCGCCGATCCTAAAGGTGAAGAAATTCAAGCTTTACGGGAGGAAGGTAATAGTTTAAAAATTAAACTGGCAGACTTAGAACCCCAAGAAAAAGACTTCAAAGAACAGTTGCAGAAATTATTGCTAGAACTGCCCAATTTGCCTTGCGAAACCACACCGGTGGGTCTAAATGAAGCTGATAACGTTGAAGTAAAGCGTTGGGGAGATCAATATCTAAAAACAAAAGAAGAAAGTGCTTTACCCCACTGGGAAATTGGCGAAAAATTGAGCCTTCTCGACAGTGAAAGGGCCGTAAAAGTAGCCCAGAGCCGTTTTATTTCTTTGATGGGAGTTGGAGCTGCTCTAGAACGAGCCCTAATTAATTTCATGTTAGAACGTCACATCGGCGTGGGCTATCAGGAAATTATGCCCCCAATTTTGGTTAACAGTGATTCTCTGCTGGGAACGGGGCAGCTACCGAAATTTGCCGAAGAAAGTTTTCAGTGTCGGGAGGATGACCTCTGGCTCATTCCCACTGCCGAAGTACCAGTAACTAACCTTTATCGGGATGAAGTTTTAGACTTAGAACAACTACCAATCAGACATTGTGCTTACACTCCTTGTTTTCGGCGGGAAGCCGGTAGCTATGGTCGGGATACGAAAGGTTTAATTCGCTTACATCAGTTCAATAAAGTCGAATTAGTTAAATTGGTTAAACCCGAAGAATCCGCCGCCGAACATAAAGCCCTAGTGGCGGATGCAGAAGCTATCCTCCAAGCTTTGGAACTACCCTATCGAGTGGTGGAACTATGCACCGGTGATTTAGGTTTTGCCGCCGCAAAATGCTACGACTTAGAGGTTTGGTTGCCATCGGCCAATACCTACCGAGAAATTTCCAGTTGTTCCAACTTCCACGACTTTCAAGCTCGCCGGGCCAACATCCGCTACAAAGAAAAAGGCAAAAAAGGTACCCAATTTGTTCACACCCTCAACGGGTCCGGTTTGGCGATCGGGCGCACCATGGCCGCGGTTTTAGAAAACTATTACCAGCCCAGCACCGGTCAAGTTAAAGTTCCCGTTGTCCTACAGAATTTTCTCAAACGGGATTACATTTAA
- a CDS encoding DUF1995 family protein encodes MSLPVPSTIDEAITEAIAATQRALNDGYRRIQVELAVPEIALQAQAIALEFSQLFADQGLGLRIIFPDTGAAALAKRDWGEVPFQIGDLGSRYTPIDRKITESDQVFLVVSPSAVEVQSVEKLCELAGDRPVVLLIPQLEDLSIVGIGYAARQLRQRFLSTLFSAYYFRPLDEAVVLRSHPSQWQVLLEKGEDYELLTELPEKPVGEALERLLMEGTNPQQLGSESTSPSPKRGGIMANLNRFLKALSQ; translated from the coding sequence ATGTCCCTCCCCGTTCCCTCCACCATTGATGAGGCCATCACCGAGGCGATCGCCGCCACCCAAAGGGCCCTAAATGATGGCTACCGCCGTATCCAGGTGGAATTGGCTGTGCCGGAAATTGCCCTGCAGGCCCAAGCCATTGCTTTGGAATTTAGCCAATTGTTTGCCGATCAAGGATTGGGATTGCGAATCATTTTTCCCGATACCGGAGCGGCGGCCCTGGCAAAAAGGGACTGGGGCGAAGTTCCTTTTCAAATCGGGGATCTGGGCAGTCGTTACACCCCCATCGACCGCAAAATTACCGAGTCTGATCAAGTATTTCTGGTGGTCTCCCCCTCAGCCGTCGAAGTTCAGAGCGTAGAAAAACTCTGTGAATTAGCTGGCGATCGCCCGGTAGTTTTGCTTATTCCCCAACTGGAAGACCTATCCATTGTCGGCATTGGCTATGCAGCTCGGCAACTGCGGCAAAGGTTTTTGAGCACCCTGTTTAGCGCTTACTATTTCCGCCCCCTAGATGAGGCTGTGGTGTTGCGTTCCCACCCTTCCCAATGGCAAGTGTTGCTGGAAAAGGGAGAAGACTATGAACTTTTAACGGAATTGCCTGAAAAGCCAGTGGGGGAAGCCTTGGAGCGCCTACTAATGGAGGGCACTAATCCCCAGCAACTGGGTTCTGAAAGTACTAGCCCCAGTCCTAAACGGGGGGGTATCATGGCCAATCTGAATCGTTTCCTCAAAGCCCTCAGTCAATAG